Proteins from a single region of Cupriavidus sp. MP-37:
- a CDS encoding DUF3008 family protein yields the protein MPAKSKAQQQAAGAALSAKRGEKKAGSLKGPSRSMAKSMSEKELEKMASTKTKGMPKHKSER from the coding sequence ATGCCAGCAAAATCCAAGGCGCAACAGCAGGCCGCCGGAGCGGCGCTCTCCGCAAAGCGCGGCGAAAAGAAGGCCGGTTCGCTCAAGGGACCTTCCCGCTCGATGGCCAAGTCGATGAGCGAGAAGGAACTCGAAAAGATGGCTTCGACCAAGACCAAGGGCATGCCGAAGCACAAGTCGGAACGTTGA
- a CDS encoding response regulator transcription factor: MTIRILLIDDHTLFRSGIRALLQRQADFEIVDEAADGVEGIKRAKQHRPDVILLDLNMPGLSGLEALQLLVEDLPQTAVIVLTVSEEAEELAAALRGGARGYLIKNIETEALIAGIRRAAAGEPVISDSMTAKLVAQFRAPAPPAAPRQEDAPRLTAREREIVQGLARGESNKEIARDLGVAESTVKIHVQNILKKLNLASRVQVAVYAVEHGLNTA, encoded by the coding sequence ATGACCATCCGCATCCTGCTGATCGACGACCACACCCTGTTCCGCTCGGGCATCCGCGCGCTGTTGCAGCGCCAGGCCGACTTCGAGATCGTCGACGAAGCCGCCGACGGCGTGGAAGGCATCAAGCGCGCCAAGCAGCACCGCCCCGACGTGATCCTGCTGGACCTGAACATGCCCGGCCTGTCCGGACTCGAGGCGCTGCAGCTGCTGGTCGAAGACCTGCCGCAGACCGCGGTGATCGTGCTGACGGTGTCCGAGGAGGCCGAGGAACTGGCCGCCGCGCTGCGCGGCGGCGCGCGCGGCTACCTGATCAAGAACATCGAGACCGAGGCGCTGATAGCCGGTATCCGCCGCGCCGCCGCCGGCGAGCCGGTGATCTCCGACAGCATGACCGCCAAGCTGGTGGCCCAGTTCCGCGCGCCCGCGCCGCCGGCCGCGCCGCGCCAGGAAGACGCGCCGCGGCTGACCGCGCGCGAGCGCGAGATCGTGCAGGGCCTGGCGCGCGGAGAAAGCAACAAGGAGATCGCGCGCGACCTGGGCGTGGCCGAAAGCACGGTGAAGATCCACGTGCAGAACATCCTGAAGAAGCTCAACCTGGCCAGCCGCGTGCAGGTGGCGGTCTATGCCGTGGAACACGGCCTGAACACGGCCTGA
- a CDS encoding DNA topoisomerase IB — MDSTLPGADAPAALDTVLRDAGLRYVDDSSPGITRQRHGSGFSYTGPDGERVADAATLARIAALAIPPAYESVWICPDPRGHLQATGRDARGRKQYVYHPQWATLRDSDKYARLAAFGAALPRLRARVARDLRRNGMPREKVVGAVVLLLDATLVRVGSPRYARQNRTYGLTTLRRRHVTVRGSRLRFQFTGKSGITHDVSVNDPRLARIVRNCADLPGQCLFKYRDGDGEIREIGSADVNAYLQEVIGGDFTAKDFRTWAGSVHALAILRKLPQAASESARRKAVTDAIREVAGQLRNTVAVCRKCYVHPDVIDAYLAGVLQVGGRAPTMTRLRADEARLLQLLAAGQSRPANGKHGKNGNKGNNGNNGKNA, encoded by the coding sequence ATGGACAGCACGCTGCCCGGCGCCGACGCCCCCGCCGCGCTCGACACGGTGCTGCGCGACGCGGGGCTGCGCTATGTCGACGACAGCAGCCCCGGCATCACGCGCCAGCGGCATGGCAGCGGCTTCAGCTATACCGGCCCGGACGGCGAACGCGTCGCCGATGCCGCCACGCTGGCGCGCATTGCGGCGCTGGCGATTCCGCCGGCCTACGAATCGGTGTGGATCTGCCCCGATCCGCGCGGCCACCTGCAGGCCACCGGGCGCGATGCGCGCGGGCGCAAGCAGTACGTCTACCACCCGCAATGGGCCACGCTGCGCGATTCCGACAAGTACGCGCGGCTGGCGGCATTCGGCGCCGCGCTGCCGCGCCTGCGCGCGCGCGTGGCGCGCGACCTGCGCCGCAACGGCATGCCGCGCGAGAAGGTGGTGGGCGCGGTGGTGCTGCTGCTCGACGCCACGCTGGTGCGCGTCGGCTCGCCACGCTACGCGCGCCAGAACCGCACCTACGGGCTGACCACGCTGCGGCGGCGCCACGTCACCGTGCGCGGCAGCCGGCTGCGCTTCCAGTTCACCGGCAAGAGCGGCATCACGCACGATGTCTCGGTCAACGACCCGCGCCTCGCGCGCATCGTGCGCAACTGCGCCGACCTGCCCGGCCAGTGCCTGTTCAAGTACCGCGACGGCGACGGCGAAATCCGCGAAATCGGTTCGGCCGACGTCAACGCCTACCTGCAGGAAGTGATCGGCGGGGACTTTACCGCCAAGGATTTCCGCACCTGGGCCGGCAGCGTGCATGCGCTGGCGATCCTGCGCAAGCTGCCGCAAGCGGCCAGCGAAAGCGCGCGCCGCAAGGCCGTGACCGATGCCATCCGCGAGGTCGCGGGCCAGTTGCGCAACACCGTCGCGGTGTGCCGCAAGTGCTATGTGCATCCCGACGTCATCGATGCATACCTGGCCGGCGTACTGCAGGTGGGCGGCCGCGCCCCCACCATGACCCGGCTGCGCGCGGACGAGGCGCGGCTGCTGCAATTGCTGGCGGCGGGCCAGTCCCGGCCGGCGAACGGCAAGCATGGCAAGAACGGCAATAAGGGCAACAACGGCAACAACGGCAAGAACGCGTAG
- a CDS encoding BON domain-containing protein, giving the protein MFNFRNDRGSRGRPEAQRRDRGPEQRMRDESEGRGSEDWGQEWGEDWRGAGSQPRGEYGGYGYASRDQGWEEGRGNESRRDESRGQGRGMGGERESSRHGGPWYEQDTPAGQRRSSWGERGYGAADVGGSGHPYSSAYGGYRPSQQDSGYRSEERESGYGYRGEDRFGPRGRRSEAGGGGGERYERDERSERSERDQRTQRGQGGWGSGRGRSEGGRAMHWQEGSERDRAQRGGQPSYGGGYFGDPGRGGQSFSGGQRVYPDDPGYRRRTPYAGQASASGTQGGQHAGRRATGPKGYRRSDERVREDVCERLAMNPYIDVGEVTVEVANGVVTLDGTVSERREKYVVEEIADAVFGVTEVDNRLRVQRQAGSSWAAGSEVGGDTASGSTGTTPSGATSPDRTLNKS; this is encoded by the coding sequence ATGTTCAACTTCCGCAATGACCGCGGCAGCCGCGGCCGGCCCGAAGCGCAACGCCGCGACCGCGGCCCCGAGCAGAGGATGCGCGATGAAAGCGAGGGCCGCGGCTCGGAGGACTGGGGGCAGGAATGGGGCGAGGACTGGCGCGGGGCAGGCAGCCAGCCGCGCGGCGAGTATGGTGGCTATGGCTATGCCAGCCGCGACCAGGGCTGGGAGGAAGGCCGCGGCAACGAAAGCCGCCGGGACGAAAGCCGCGGCCAGGGCCGCGGCATGGGCGGCGAGCGCGAATCCTCGCGCCACGGCGGCCCCTGGTATGAGCAGGACACGCCCGCGGGCCAGCGGCGCAGCAGCTGGGGCGAGCGCGGCTATGGCGCCGCCGATGTCGGCGGCAGCGGCCATCCGTACAGCAGCGCCTATGGCGGCTACCGGCCATCGCAGCAGGACAGCGGCTACCGCAGCGAGGAACGCGAATCGGGCTACGGCTATCGCGGCGAAGACCGCTTCGGCCCGCGCGGGCGCCGCAGCGAAGCCGGTGGCGGCGGCGGGGAACGCTACGAGCGCGACGAACGCAGCGAACGCAGCGAACGAGACCAACGCACGCAGCGCGGCCAGGGCGGCTGGGGCTCCGGACGCGGCCGCAGTGAAGGCGGCCGCGCCATGCACTGGCAAGAAGGCAGCGAGCGCGACCGTGCCCAGCGCGGCGGACAGCCCAGCTATGGCGGCGGCTACTTCGGCGATCCGGGCCGCGGCGGCCAGTCGTTCAGCGGCGGGCAGCGCGTCTATCCGGACGATCCGGGCTACCGGCGCCGCACGCCCTACGCCGGCCAGGCCAGCGCCTCCGGCACGCAGGGCGGGCAGCATGCCGGCCGCCGTGCAACCGGTCCCAAGGGTTACCGCCGCTCTGACGAGCGCGTGCGCGAGGACGTGTGCGAACGACTGGCGATGAACCCGTATATCGACGTCGGCGAGGTCACCGTCGAGGTGGCGAACGGGGTCGTGACGCTTGACGGCACCGTCAGCGAGCGCCGCGAGAAATACGTGGTCGAGGAAATCGCCGACGCCGTGTTCGGCGTCACCGAGGTCGACAACCGCCTGCGCGTGCAGCGCCAAGCGGGCAGTTCGTGGGCCGCGGGCTCCGAGGTGGGCGGCGACACCGCGAGCGGCAGTACCGGCACGACGCCGTCCGGCGCGACTTCGCCGGACCGCACGCTCAACAAGAGCTGA
- a CDS encoding S9 family peptidase, protein MATHEELLQIESEGGTIAGTLISPETKLPGVLFVHGWGGSQQQYLVRARKVTGLGCVCLTFDLTGHAGTRSQYETVSRMRNLADVVAAYDVLVRQPEVDRNAIAVVGSSYGGYLAALLSGLRQVRWLAFRAPALYMDSGWDLPKRQLHREQDLVTYRRSMVPPASNRALRACTAFTGDVLVIESEHDQIVPHAVVMSYVDACIHANSLTYRVIKGADHGLSDEEFQRTYSSMLVNWLREMVTVARAGPVTAERAVPPAPPKPAPPAPDAGLETPQPEAAGAAGGA, encoded by the coding sequence ATGGCAACGCATGAAGAACTGCTGCAAATCGAAAGCGAGGGCGGCACCATTGCCGGTACCCTGATCAGCCCCGAAACCAAGCTGCCCGGCGTGCTGTTCGTGCATGGCTGGGGCGGCAGCCAGCAGCAATACCTGGTGCGGGCGCGCAAGGTAACGGGGCTGGGCTGCGTCTGCCTGACCTTCGACCTGACCGGCCATGCCGGCACGCGCTCGCAGTACGAGACCGTCAGCCGCATGCGCAACCTCGCCGACGTGGTGGCGGCCTACGATGTGCTGGTGCGCCAGCCCGAGGTCGACCGCAACGCGATCGCGGTGGTGGGCAGCAGCTATGGCGGCTACCTGGCCGCGCTGCTCAGCGGCCTGCGCCAGGTGCGCTGGCTCGCGTTCCGGGCCCCGGCGCTGTACATGGACTCGGGCTGGGACCTGCCCAAGCGCCAGCTGCACCGCGAGCAGGACCTGGTGACCTACCGGCGCAGCATGGTGCCGCCCGCGAGCAACCGCGCGCTGCGCGCGTGCACGGCGTTTACCGGCGACGTGCTGGTGATCGAATCCGAGCACGACCAGATCGTGCCCCATGCCGTCGTGATGAGCTACGTCGACGCCTGCATCCATGCCAACTCGCTGACCTACCGCGTCATCAAGGGCGCCGACCATGGCCTGAGCGACGAGGAATTCCAGCGCACCTACAGCAGCATGCTGGTCAACTGGCTGCGTGAAATGGTCACCGTGGCCCGCGCCGGTCCGGTCACCGCCGAGCGCGCGGTGCCGCCGGCGCCGCCGAAGCCTGCGCCGCCCGCGCCCGACGCCGGCCTCGAGACGCCGCAGCCCGAAGCGGCGGGCGCGGCGGGCGGCGCCTAG
- a CDS encoding DUF3182 family protein, producing the protein MTASSQASKRKPAPAGAAPAAGQQGSRTVMAYGCETLGQADSHHGMTLANIARKVAEIAGLSYAGGYAAPPAQRPAPYLVPAQTLVGRELAAELGVHGEDDLFGGVVPYAFVATKAITHGLVEPGAAAPRGWSEAFVRRVVGATLPGFTAFSVGDARIAALRLLTLGPVRLKDTGGVGGLGQRVVDGEPALEAALAALAPEAVERDGVVVERDLRAPQTYSVGKVVLAGLEASYCGTQGLTENNRGQKVYGGSTLTVVRGGFDALLQHPFDARIVAAVRAAMVYHEAALACYGEAGGMVLSRCNYDVAFGAPAGNADCGQMLGGVLEQSWRVGGATGAELVALAALRDDPRRTRVVASTREVYGNDVRVPDDAEIYYQGEDRHVGPLTKYARLEPESDGNA; encoded by the coding sequence ATGACCGCATCCAGCCAGGCAAGCAAGCGAAAACCGGCGCCGGCGGGCGCAGCCCCGGCAGCCGGCCAGCAGGGCAGCCGGACGGTGATGGCCTACGGCTGCGAGACCCTGGGCCAGGCCGACAGCCACCATGGCATGACCCTTGCCAATATCGCCCGCAAGGTGGCCGAGATTGCCGGCCTGTCGTACGCCGGCGGCTACGCCGCGCCGCCGGCGCAACGACCCGCGCCCTACCTGGTGCCGGCGCAGACCCTGGTCGGCCGTGAGCTTGCGGCGGAGCTGGGCGTGCACGGCGAAGACGACCTCTTCGGCGGCGTGGTGCCCTATGCATTCGTCGCCACCAAGGCGATCACGCACGGCCTGGTGGAGCCCGGTGCCGCGGCGCCGCGGGGCTGGTCCGAGGCCTTCGTGCGCCGCGTGGTGGGGGCCACGCTGCCCGGCTTCACCGCGTTCAGCGTCGGCGATGCGCGCATCGCGGCGCTGCGGCTGCTGACGCTGGGGCCGGTGCGGCTCAAGGATACCGGCGGCGTCGGCGGCCTGGGCCAGCGCGTGGTCGACGGCGAACCGGCGCTGGAAGCAGCGCTGGCCGCGCTCGCCCCCGAGGCGGTGGAGCGCGACGGCGTGGTGGTGGAGCGCGATCTGCGCGCGCCGCAGACCTACAGCGTCGGCAAGGTGGTGCTGGCGGGGCTGGAGGCCAGCTATTGCGGCACGCAGGGGCTGACCGAGAACAACCGGGGGCAGAAGGTCTACGGCGGCTCCACGCTGACGGTGGTGCGCGGCGGCTTCGACGCGCTGCTGCAGCACCCGTTCGACGCCCGCATCGTCGCCGCGGTGCGCGCGGCGATGGTGTACCACGAGGCCGCGCTGGCGTGCTATGGCGAGGCCGGCGGCATGGTGCTGTCGCGCTGCAATTACGACGTCGCCTTCGGCGCGCCGGCCGGCAATGCCGATTGCGGGCAGATGCTCGGCGGGGTGCTGGAACAGTCCTGGCGCGTGGGCGGCGCGACCGGCGCCGAACTGGTGGCGCTGGCCGCGCTGCGCGACGATCCGCGCCGCACGCGCGTGGTCGCGTCCACGCGCGAAGTCTACGGCAACGATGTGCGCGTGCCGGATGACGCTGAGATCTACTACCAGGGCGAAGACCGCCATGTCGGCCCGCTGACCAAGTACGCACGACTGGAGCCTGAATCCGATGGCAACGCATGA
- a CDS encoding CBS domain-containing protein yields MYQSPATQPHAPQRVVDIMTRQPAYISPDETIQHAAQLMADLHVGSLPVCDGRRLVGMLTDRDITVRATASGQPPQATRVADAMSPQVEWCLEDESLEDAQHKMAAAQVRRLPVLDHDHALVGIVSLGDLASKGVDTRDSGEALASISTPSAPAR; encoded by the coding sequence ATGTACCAATCCCCTGCCACGCAACCCCATGCGCCGCAGCGCGTCGTCGACATCATGACGCGCCAGCCGGCCTACATCTCCCCCGACGAAACCATCCAGCATGCCGCGCAGCTGATGGCGGACCTGCATGTCGGCTCGCTGCCGGTATGCGACGGCCGGCGCCTGGTCGGCATGCTGACCGACCGCGACATCACCGTGCGCGCCACCGCGAGCGGCCAGCCGCCGCAGGCCACGCGCGTCGCCGATGCGATGTCGCCGCAGGTGGAATGGTGCCTCGAAGACGAATCGCTCGAAGACGCGCAGCACAAGATGGCGGCCGCGCAGGTGCGGCGCCTGCCGGTGCTTGACCACGACCACGCCCTGGTGGGCATCGTGTCGCTGGGCGACCTCGCCAGCAAGGGCGTCGATACGCGCGATTCCGGCGAGGCGCTGGCGTCGATCTCCACGCCGTCGGCGCCCGCGCGCTGA
- a CDS encoding ParB/Srx family N-terminal domain-containing protein, whose protein sequence is MSNTTERRAGPDDLAADAAPVTAPRCPRGKAVAELARLRPTQLTLGYIHVHHKMEVTQRHADPEDREALQRFMRRHRIKTVAGPGGELYIVDHHHWARAWLDLGYQLAPVRVLEDFSHLDGAAFWKRMRQLGHVHPYDERGKRLGPRALPSTVRSMRDDPYRSLAAFAREAGAYRKPGSAYGDFCWAGFLRKRVEQDLDSVAGFGLALAESIKLARSARARRLPGYCGGPLEGKTGQPAKPLKTGKGKNGRDG, encoded by the coding sequence GTGTCGAACACGACTGAACGCCGCGCCGGGCCGGATGACCTGGCTGCGGACGCTGCACCCGTGACCGCGCCGCGCTGTCCGCGCGGCAAGGCCGTCGCCGAACTAGCCAGGCTGCGCCCGACCCAGCTGACGCTGGGCTACATCCACGTGCACCACAAGATGGAAGTCACGCAGCGCCACGCCGATCCGGAAGACCGCGAGGCGCTGCAGCGCTTCATGCGCCGGCATCGCATCAAGACCGTCGCCGGCCCGGGCGGAGAGCTCTATATCGTGGATCACCACCATTGGGCGCGCGCGTGGCTCGATCTCGGCTACCAGCTCGCCCCGGTGCGGGTGCTGGAAGACTTCAGCCATCTGGACGGCGCCGCGTTCTGGAAGCGCATGCGCCAACTGGGCCATGTCCATCCCTACGATGAGCGCGGCAAGCGGCTCGGGCCCAGGGCCTTGCCTTCGACCGTGCGCAGCATGCGCGACGACCCGTACCGCAGCCTGGCCGCCTTTGCCCGTGAAGCGGGCGCGTACCGCAAGCCGGGCAGCGCCTATGGCGACTTCTGCTGGGCCGGGTTCCTGCGCAAGCGGGTCGAGCAGGATCTCGACAGCGTTGCCGGCTTCGGGCTGGCGCTGGCGGAATCGATCAAGCTCGCCCGCAGCGCCCGGGCCAGGCGCCTGCCCGGCTATTGCGGCGGCCCGCTGGAGGGCAAGACCGGCCAACCTGCGAAGCCATTGAAGACGGGCAAGGGCAAAAACGGCAGGGACGGATAG
- a CDS encoding low affinity iron permease family protein encodes MRKSSPNLPGVGHLPGAGKRATVLHLFDRFAGGATRHAGSPTAFVLAVGVVVAWGLTGPMFGYSETWQLVINTGTTIVTFLMVFLIQQSQNKDAVAVHLKLNELLASHREASNMLVSIEDLDEEELRQLVSFYRHLAELADKEDGIKTSHSLDEARENHAAKRHARAARGRPPEARAGDAGSPPATPASAAS; translated from the coding sequence ATGCGCAAATCCAGCCCAAACCTGCCCGGCGTTGGCCATCTGCCCGGCGCCGGCAAACGTGCCACCGTGCTGCACCTGTTCGACCGCTTTGCCGGCGGCGCCACGCGCCATGCCGGCTCGCCGACCGCCTTTGTGCTGGCGGTCGGCGTGGTGGTGGCGTGGGGCCTGACCGGCCCGATGTTCGGGTACTCCGAAACCTGGCAACTGGTCATCAATACCGGCACCACCATCGTCACCTTCCTGATGGTGTTCCTGATCCAGCAGAGCCAGAACAAGGATGCGGTAGCGGTCCACCTGAAGCTCAACGAGCTGCTCGCCTCGCACCGCGAAGCCAGCAACATGCTGGTGTCGATCGAAGACCTCGACGAAGAGGAACTGCGCCAGCTGGTGAGCTTCTACCGCCATCTGGCCGAATTGGCCGACAAGGAAGACGGCATCAAGACCAGCCATTCGCTCGACGAGGCGCGTGAAAACCATGCCGCCAAGCGCCACGCGCGCGCTGCGCGCGGGCGCCCGCCCGAAGCGCGCGCCGGCGATGCCGGCAGCCCGCCCGCCACCCCCGCCTCGGCAGCCTCGTAG
- a CDS encoding SDR family oxidoreductase — MSTPKSVPPQHQSRQPGLEAPMRPQPDSGADDYVGSGRLNGRVALVTGGDSGIGRAIAVAFAREGADVAIAYLNEHADARETVDLVEQAGCKCLAIAGDLADCEHAEAVARQTLQQYGKLDILVNNAAEQHPKESLEEVEASQVEATFRTNVFAMFHLTRAVLPHLKAGASILNTTSVTAYRGSKHLLDYSATKGAIVSFTRSLALQVVERGIRVNGVAPGPIWTPLIPSTFSPEEVAEFGKKTPMGRPGQPFEVAGGYVFLASDAASYITGQILHINGGEVVNG; from the coding sequence ATGTCCACACCCAAGAGCGTCCCGCCCCAGCACCAGTCCCGCCAGCCCGGCCTGGAAGCCCCGATGCGGCCGCAGCCGGACAGCGGCGCGGACGACTACGTCGGCAGCGGCCGGCTCAACGGACGCGTAGCGCTGGTCACCGGCGGCGACAGCGGCATCGGCCGCGCCATTGCGGTGGCGTTCGCGCGCGAAGGCGCCGATGTCGCCATCGCCTACCTGAACGAACATGCCGACGCGCGCGAGACCGTCGACCTGGTCGAGCAGGCCGGCTGCAAATGCCTGGCCATCGCCGGCGACCTTGCCGACTGCGAACACGCCGAGGCTGTCGCGCGGCAGACGCTGCAGCAGTACGGCAAGCTCGACATCCTGGTCAACAACGCCGCCGAGCAGCACCCCAAGGAATCGCTCGAGGAAGTCGAGGCCAGCCAGGTGGAGGCCACCTTCCGCACCAATGTGTTTGCGATGTTCCACCTGACGCGCGCGGTGCTGCCGCACCTGAAGGCCGGGGCGTCGATCCTGAACACCACCTCGGTCACCGCCTATCGCGGCAGCAAGCACCTGCTGGACTATTCCGCGACCAAGGGGGCGATCGTGTCGTTCACGCGCTCGCTGGCGCTGCAAGTGGTGGAGCGCGGCATCCGCGTCAACGGCGTGGCCCCGGGGCCGATCTGGACGCCGCTGATTCCGTCCACGTTCAGCCCCGAGGAAGTGGCGGAATTCGGCAAGAAGACGCCCATGGGCCGCCCGGGACAACCGTTCGAGGTCGCTGGCGGCTATGTCTTTCTTGCCTCCGACGCGGCCAGCTATATCACCGGGCAGATCCTGCACATCAATGGCGGCGAGGTCGTGAACGGCTGA
- a CDS encoding DUF3309 family protein yields MGIGTILLIILVLLLIGALPAWPYSSGWGYWPSGGLGLIVLIVVLLVVLGRI; encoded by the coding sequence ATGGGCATCGGCACCATCCTTCTGATCATTCTCGTCCTGCTGCTGATCGGCGCCCTGCCGGCCTGGCCGTACAGTTCCGGCTGGGGCTACTGGCCGAGCGGCGGCCTCGGGCTGATCGTCCTGATCGTGGTGCTGCTGGTGGTGCTGGGGCGCATCTAG
- a CDS encoding ParB-like protein, with translation MRRAPRKLAPDSKLMVPLDALRPTQITVGGYHVAQKVHTTRRVAPEARAAFLDRHRVHLVIGPEQALYVVDHHHWVRAWHDLGLTHVPGIVRADLSDMDVPAFWRYMVANHMVHPYDEHGRRRPLTELPDAIHDMRDDPYRSLEAFVQLAGGYRKVKTAYLDFRWADFFRRHVPGPFDTPHHFAFAVASAFRLAHSREARDLPGYIGALGC, from the coding sequence CTGCGACGGGCGCCGCGCAAGCTGGCGCCTGACAGCAAGCTGATGGTGCCGCTGGATGCGCTGCGTCCCACCCAGATCACGGTGGGCGGCTACCACGTGGCGCAGAAGGTACACACCACGCGGCGCGTTGCGCCCGAAGCGCGCGCGGCGTTCCTGGACCGCCATCGCGTGCACCTGGTGATCGGACCGGAGCAGGCGCTCTATGTGGTCGACCACCACCACTGGGTGCGTGCCTGGCATGACCTGGGACTCACGCATGTGCCCGGCATCGTCCGCGCCGACCTGAGCGACATGGACGTACCCGCGTTCTGGCGCTACATGGTCGCCAACCACATGGTCCATCCCTACGACGAGCACGGCCGCCGGCGGCCGCTGACCGAACTTCCCGACGCCATCCACGACATGCGCGACGACCCGTACCGCAGCCTGGAGGCCTTCGTGCAGCTGGCCGGCGGCTATCGCAAGGTCAAGACCGCCTACCTCGATTTCCGCTGGGCCGACTTCTTCCGGCGCCACGTGCCGGGGCCGTTCGACACGCCGCATCACTTCGCCTTTGCGGTGGCGAGCGCCTTCCGGCTGGCGCACTCGCGCGAGGCCAGGGACCTGCCCGGCTATATCGGCGCGCTGGGCTGCTGA